One segment of Mastomys coucha isolate ucsf_1 unplaced genomic scaffold, UCSF_Mcou_1 pScaffold23, whole genome shotgun sequence DNA contains the following:
- the Usp19 gene encoding ubiquitin carboxyl-terminal hydrolase 19 isoform X12, protein MSAGASAAGPRRGPPGLEEATSKKKQKDRANQESKDGDPGRVSIPRKEPTKDVELLLDWRQSADEVIVKLRVGTGPVRLEEVDAAFTDTDCVVRLPDGRQWGGVFFAEIQSSCAKVQARKGGLLQLALPKKVPLLTWPSLLKPLGTQELVPGLRCQENGQELSPIALEPGSEPRRAKQEARNQKRAQGRGEVGSGAGPGAQAGPSAKRAVHLRRGPEGEGSMDGPGPQGDAPSFLSDSATQVEAEEQLHVPPVTPQTSLLGSEKNLALLTVEKTVSPRNDPVAPVMVRNRDHEKDDHIKEEMAVGADSAALVEEPESMVNLAFVKNDSYEKGPDSVVVHVYVKEIRRDTSRVLFREQDFTLIFQTRDGNFLRLHPGCGPHTIFRWQVKLRNLIEPEQCTFCFTASRIDICLRKRQSQRWGGLEAPATRVGGAKVAVPTGPTPLDSTPPGGGPHPLTGQEEARAVEKEKPKARSEDSGLDGVVARTPLEHVAPKPEPHLASPKPTCMVPPMPHSPVSGDSVEEDEEEEKKVCLPGFTGLVNLGNTCFMNSVIQSLSNTRELRDFFHDRSFEAEINYNNPLGTGGRLAIGFAVLLRALWKGTHQAFQPSKLKAIVASKASQFTGYAQHDAQEFMAFLLDGLHEDLNRIQNKPYTETVDSDGRPDEVVAEEAWQRHKMRNDSFIVDLFQGQYKSKLVCPVCAKVSITFDPFLYLPVPLPQKQKVLPIFYFAREPHSKPIKFLVSVSKENSSASEVLDSLSQSVHVKPENLRLAEVIKNRFHRVFLPSHSLDAVSPTDVLLCFELLSPELAKERVVVLEVQQRPQVPSIPISKCAACQRKQQSEDEKLKRCTRCYRVGYCNQFCQKTHWPDHKGLCRPENIGYPFLVSVPASRLTYARLAQLLEGYARYSVSVFQPPFQPGRMALESQSPGCTTLLSGSSLEAGDSEREPFQPSELQLVTAVAEGDTGAHRLWPPAERGPVPSTSGISSEMLASGPIEDCSLLAGERVSRPEAAVPGYQHSSESMNTHTPQFFIYKIDASNREQRLEDKGETPLELGDDCSLALVWRNNERLQEFVLVASKELECAEDPGSAGEAARAGHFTLDQCLNLFTRPEVLAPEEAWYCPQCKQHREASKQLLLWRLPNVLIVQLKRFSFRSFIWRDKINDLVEFPVRNLDLSKFCIGQKEEQLPSYDLYAVINHYGGMIGGHYTACARLPNDRSSQRSDVGWRLFDDSTVTTVDESQVVTRYAYVLFYRRRNSPVERPPRAGHSEHHPDLGPAAEAAASQGLGPGQAPEVAPTRTAPERFAPPVDRPAPTYSNMEEVD, encoded by the exons ATGTCTGCCGGGGCCAGTGCTGCAGGCCCCAGGAGGGGGCCTCCAGGATTAGAAGAGGCCACTAgtaagaagaaacagaaggatcgAGCAAACCAGGAGAGTAAAGATGGAGATCCTGGGAGAG TGTCCATCCCTCGAAAGGAGCCGACCAAAGATG TAGAACTGTTGCTCGATTGGAGGCAGAGTGCAGATGAGGTGATTGTTAAGCTGCGGGTGGGAACAGGTCCTGTGCGTCTGGAGGAAGTAGATGCCGCTTTCACAGACACGGACTGTGTGGTGAGGCTTCCAG ATGGTCGGCAATGGGGTGGTGTCTTCTTTGCTGAAATACAAAGTTCTTGCGCCAAAGTACAGGCTCGCAAGGGTGGTCTTCTGCAGTTAGCACTACCCAAGAAGGTGCCTCTGCTCACATGGCCCTCTCTCCTG AAACCACTAGGGACCCAAGAGCTGGTGCCAGGGTTGCGGTGCCAGGAGAATGGGCAAGAGCTGTCTCCCATTGCCCTGGAGCCAGGCTCTGAGCCTCGCAGAGCTAAACAGGAAGCCCGAAACCAGAAGCGGGCCCAGGGCCGTGGTGAGGTAGGCTCAGGGGCTGGCCCTGGGGCACAGGCAGGGCCCAGTGCCAAGAGGGCTGTTCATCTCCGCAGAGGGCCAGAAGGGGAAGGGTCCATGGATGGCCCTGGCCCCCAGGGTGATGCCCCATCCTTCCTGTCTGACTCAGCTACCCAG GTTGAGGCTGAGGAGCAGCTCCATGTTCCACCAGTGACCCCTCAAACAAGTCTCTTGGGCTCAGAGAAGAATTTAGCCCTTCTGACAGTAGAGAAGACAGTGTCCCCCAGGAATGACCCAGTCGCCCCGGTCATGGTCCGGAACAGAGACCATGAGAAAGACGACCACATCAAAGAGGAGATGGCAGTTGGAGCTGATTCTGCAGCCTTAGTGGAGG AACCAGAGTCTATGGTGAACCTGGCATTTGTCAAGAATGACTCGTATGAGAAGGGTCCGGattcagtggtggtgcacgtgtATGTGAAGGAGATCCGCAGAGACACCTCTCGAGTACTTTTCCGAGAGCAGGACTTCACGCTGATCTTCCAGACCAG GGATGGAAACTTTCTGAGGCTGCATCCGGGCTGTGGGCCCCACACCATCTTCCGCTGGCAGGTGAAGCTCAG GAACTTGATTGAACCAGAGCAGTGTACGTTCTGTTTCACGGCCTCTCGAATCGATATCTGCCTCCGGAAGCGGCAGAGTCAGCGCTGGGGGGGACTGGAGGCCCCTGCTACACGAG TGGGTGGTGCAAAGGTTGCCGTGCCGACAGGTCCAACCCCTTTGGATTCAACCCCTCCAGGAGGTGGCCCCCACCCCCTGACAGGCCAGGAGGAAGCCAGGGCTGTGGAGAAGGAAAAACCCAAGGCTCGATCGGAGGACTCAGGGCTTGATGGTGTGGTGGCCCGCACCCCCTTGGAGCATGTAGCCCCAAAGCCAGAACCACACTTGGCCTCG CCCAAACCCACATGTATGGTGCCTCCAATGCCTCATAGTCCAGTGAGTGGAGATAGTGTGGAGGAGGacgaagaggaagagaagaaggtgtGCCTGCCAGGCTTTACTGGCCTTGTCAACTTAGGGAACACGTGTTTCATGAATAGTGTCATTCAGTCTCTATCCAACACTCGGGAACTTCGTGACTTCTTCCATG ACCGATCCTTTGAAGCTGAGATTAACTACAATAACCCGCTGGGGACTGGTGGGCGTCTGGCCATTGGCTTTGCTGTGCTGCTCCGGGCCCTGTGGAAGGGCACTCACCAGGCCTTCCAGCCCTCCAAGCTAAAG GCCATTGTAGCAAGCAAGGCCAGCCAATTCACAGGCTATGCACAGCACGATGCCCAAGAGTTCATGGCTTTCTTGTTGGATGGGctgcatgaagacctgaatcGGATTCAAAACAAACCCTACACAGAGACCGTGGATTCAGACGGGCGGCCTGATGAG GTTGTAGCTGAGGAGGCATGGCAGCGGCACAAGATGAGGAATGACTCGTTCATTGTGGACCTGTTTCAGGGCCAGTACAAATCAAAGCtggtgtgtcctgtgtgtgccaAG GTCTCCATCACTTTTGACCCATTCCTTTATCTGCCGGTACCCTTGCCACAAAAGCAAAAGGTTCTCCCCATATTTTATTTCGCCAGGGAGCCCCACAGCAAACCCATCAAG TTCCTGGTGAGCGTTAGCAAGGAGAACTCCAGTGCAAGTGAAGTTTTGGATTCCCTCTCTCAGAGTGTCCACGTGAAGCCTGAAAACCTGCGCCTGGCTGAG GTAATTAAGAACCGTTTCCACCGTGTTTTCCTGCCCTCCCACTCACTGGACGCTGTGTCCCCAACGGACGTGCTCCTCTGCTTTGAGCTGCTATCCCCAGAGCTGGCTAAGGAGCGGGTAGTGGTGCTAGAGGTGCAGCAG CGCCCCCAGGTACCCAGCATCCCTATCTCCAAGTGCGCAGCCTGCCAGCGGAAGCAGCAGTCAGAAGATGAAAAACTGAAGCGTTGTACCCGTTGCTACCGTGTGGGCTACTGCAACCA gTTCTGCCAGAAAACCCATTGGCCTGACCACAAAGGCCTCTGCCGCCCTGAGAACATTGGCTACCCATTCCTGGTCAGTGTTCCTGCTTCACGCCTCACTTATGCCCGTCTTGCTCAGCTACTAGAAGGTTATGCCCG GTACTCTGTGAGTGTATTCCAACCGCCCTTCCAGCCTGGCCGCATGGCTTTGGAATCGCAGAGCCCTGGCTGTACCACGTTGCTTTCAGGCAGCTCTCTGGAGGCTGGGGATAGTGAAAGAGAACCCTTTCAGCCTTCTGAGCTCCAGTTGGTGACTGCTGTGGCCGAGGGTGACACAGGGGCTCACCGCTTGTGGCCCCCTGCGGAGCGGGGTCCTGTGCCTAGCACTAGTGGAATTTCTTCAGAGATGCTGGCCAGTGGGCCTATTGAAGACTGTTCCTTGCTTGCTGGTGAGAGGGTGTCTCGGCCTGAAG CTGCTGTGCCTGGGTACCAGCACTCAAGTGAATCTATGAATACCCACACACCCCagttcttcatctataaaattgaTGCATCAAACCGTGAACAGCGGCTTGAGGACAAAG GGGAGACACCATTGGAGCTAGGTGATGACTGTAGCCTGGCTCTGGTGTGGCGGAACAATGAACGCCTGCAGGAGTTTGTGTTGGTGGCCTCCAAGGAGCTGGAGTGTGCTGAAGATCCAGGCTCCGCTGGGGAGGCTGCCCGTGCTGGCCACTTCACCCTGGACCAGTGCCTCAACCTCTTCACACGACCTGAAGTACTGGCACCTGAGGAGGCCTG GTACTGCCCACAGTGCAAACAGCATCGGGAGGCCTCCAAACAGCTGCTCTTGTGGCGCCTACCGAATGTGCTCATTGTGCAGCTCAAGCGCTTCTCCTTTCGTAGTTTCATTTGGCGAGACAAGATCAATGACTTGGTGGAGTTTCCTGTTCG GAACCTGGACTTGAGCAAGTTCTGTATTGGTCAGAAAGAGGAGCAGCTGCCTAGCTATGACCTGTATGCTGTCATCAACCACTATGGAGGCATGATCGGTGGCCACTATACTGCCTGTGCACGGCTGCCCAATGATCGCAGTAGCCAGCGCAGTGACGTGG GCTGGCGCTTGTTTGATGACAGCACGGTGACAACAGTAGATGAGAGCCAGGTCGTGACGCGCTATGCCTATGTTCTCTTCTACCGTCGGCGGAACTCTCCTGTGGAGAGACCCCCCAGGGCAGGTCACTCTGAACACCACCCAGACCTAGGCCCTGCAGCTGAGGCTGCTGCCAGCCAG GGACTAGGCCCTGGCCAGGCCCCCGAGGTGGCCCCCACGCGGACAGCCCCTGAACGCTTCGCCCCCCCTGTGGACCGCCCAGCCCCCACGTACAGCAACATGGAGGAGGTCGATTAG
- the Usp19 gene encoding ubiquitin carboxyl-terminal hydrolase 19 isoform X11, protein MSAGASAAGPRRGPPGLEEATSKKKQKDRANQESKDGDPGRVSIPRKEPTKDELLLDWRQSADEVIVKLRVGTGPVRLEEVDAAFTDTDCVVRLPDGRQWGGVFFAEIQSSCAKVQARKGGLLQLALPKKVPLLTWPSLLKKPLGTQELVPGLRCQENGQELSPIALEPGSEPRRAKQEARNQKRAQGRGEVGSGAGPGAQAGPSAKRAVHLRRGPEGEGSMDGPGPQGDAPSFLSDSATQVEAEEQLHVPPVTPQTSLLGSEKNLALLTVEKTVSPRNDPVAPVMVRNRDHEKDDHIKEEMAVGADSAALVEEPESMVNLAFVKNDSYEKGPDSVVVHVYVKEIRRDTSRVLFREQDFTLIFQTRDGNFLRLHPGCGPHTIFRWQVKLRNLIEPEQCTFCFTASRIDICLRKRQSQRWGGLEAPATRVGGAKVAVPTGPTPLDSTPPGGGPHPLTGQEEARAVEKEKPKARSEDSGLDGVVARTPLEHVAPKPEPHLASPKPTCMVPPMPHSPVSGDSVEEDEEEEKKVCLPGFTGLVNLGNTCFMNSVIQSLSNTRELRDFFHDRSFEAEINYNNPLGTGGRLAIGFAVLLRALWKGTHQAFQPSKLKAIVASKASQFTGYAQHDAQEFMAFLLDGLHEDLNRIQNKPYTETVDSDGRPDEVVAEEAWQRHKMRNDSFIVDLFQGQYKSKLVCPVCAKVSITFDPFLYLPVPLPQKQKVLPIFYFAREPHSKPIKFLVSVSKENSSASEVLDSLSQSVHVKPENLRLAEVIKNRFHRVFLPSHSLDAVSPTDVLLCFELLSPELAKERVVVLEVQQRPQVPSIPISKCAACQRKQQSEDEKLKRCTRCYRVGYCNQFCQKTHWPDHKGLCRPENIGYPFLVSVPASRLTYARLAQLLEGYARYSVSVFQPPFQPGRMALESQSPGCTTLLSGSSLEAGDSEREPFQPSELQLVTAVAEGDTGAHRLWPPAERGPVPSTSGISSEMLASGPIEDCSLLAGERVSRPEAAVPGYQHSSESMNTHTPQFFIYKIDASNREQRLEDKGETPLELGDDCSLALVWRNNERLQEFVLVASKELECAEDPGSAGEAARAGHFTLDQCLNLFTRPEVLAPEEAWYCPQCKQHREASKQLLLWRLPNVLIVQLKRFSFRSFIWRDKINDLVEFPVRNLDLSKFCIGQKEEQLPSYDLYAVINHYGGMIGGHYTACARLPNDRSSQRSDVGWRLFDDSTVTTVDESQVVTRYAYVLFYRRRNSPVERPPRAGHSEHHPDLGPAAEAAASQGLGPGQAPEVAPTRTAPERFAPPVDRPAPTYSNMEEVD, encoded by the exons ATGTCTGCCGGGGCCAGTGCTGCAGGCCCCAGGAGGGGGCCTCCAGGATTAGAAGAGGCCACTAgtaagaagaaacagaaggatcgAGCAAACCAGGAGAGTAAAGATGGAGATCCTGGGAGAG TGTCCATCCCTCGAAAGGAGCCGACCAAAGATG AACTGTTGCTCGATTGGAGGCAGAGTGCAGATGAGGTGATTGTTAAGCTGCGGGTGGGAACAGGTCCTGTGCGTCTGGAGGAAGTAGATGCCGCTTTCACAGACACGGACTGTGTGGTGAGGCTTCCAG ATGGTCGGCAATGGGGTGGTGTCTTCTTTGCTGAAATACAAAGTTCTTGCGCCAAAGTACAGGCTCGCAAGGGTGGTCTTCTGCAGTTAGCACTACCCAAGAAGGTGCCTCTGCTCACATGGCCCTCTCTCCTG AAGAAACCACTAGGGACCCAAGAGCTGGTGCCAGGGTTGCGGTGCCAGGAGAATGGGCAAGAGCTGTCTCCCATTGCCCTGGAGCCAGGCTCTGAGCCTCGCAGAGCTAAACAGGAAGCCCGAAACCAGAAGCGGGCCCAGGGCCGTGGTGAGGTAGGCTCAGGGGCTGGCCCTGGGGCACAGGCAGGGCCCAGTGCCAAGAGGGCTGTTCATCTCCGCAGAGGGCCAGAAGGGGAAGGGTCCATGGATGGCCCTGGCCCCCAGGGTGATGCCCCATCCTTCCTGTCTGACTCAGCTACCCAG GTTGAGGCTGAGGAGCAGCTCCATGTTCCACCAGTGACCCCTCAAACAAGTCTCTTGGGCTCAGAGAAGAATTTAGCCCTTCTGACAGTAGAGAAGACAGTGTCCCCCAGGAATGACCCAGTCGCCCCGGTCATGGTCCGGAACAGAGACCATGAGAAAGACGACCACATCAAAGAGGAGATGGCAGTTGGAGCTGATTCTGCAGCCTTAGTGGAGG AACCAGAGTCTATGGTGAACCTGGCATTTGTCAAGAATGACTCGTATGAGAAGGGTCCGGattcagtggtggtgcacgtgtATGTGAAGGAGATCCGCAGAGACACCTCTCGAGTACTTTTCCGAGAGCAGGACTTCACGCTGATCTTCCAGACCAG GGATGGAAACTTTCTGAGGCTGCATCCGGGCTGTGGGCCCCACACCATCTTCCGCTGGCAGGTGAAGCTCAG GAACTTGATTGAACCAGAGCAGTGTACGTTCTGTTTCACGGCCTCTCGAATCGATATCTGCCTCCGGAAGCGGCAGAGTCAGCGCTGGGGGGGACTGGAGGCCCCTGCTACACGAG TGGGTGGTGCAAAGGTTGCCGTGCCGACAGGTCCAACCCCTTTGGATTCAACCCCTCCAGGAGGTGGCCCCCACCCCCTGACAGGCCAGGAGGAAGCCAGGGCTGTGGAGAAGGAAAAACCCAAGGCTCGATCGGAGGACTCAGGGCTTGATGGTGTGGTGGCCCGCACCCCCTTGGAGCATGTAGCCCCAAAGCCAGAACCACACTTGGCCTCG CCCAAACCCACATGTATGGTGCCTCCAATGCCTCATAGTCCAGTGAGTGGAGATAGTGTGGAGGAGGacgaagaggaagagaagaaggtgtGCCTGCCAGGCTTTACTGGCCTTGTCAACTTAGGGAACACGTGTTTCATGAATAGTGTCATTCAGTCTCTATCCAACACTCGGGAACTTCGTGACTTCTTCCATG ACCGATCCTTTGAAGCTGAGATTAACTACAATAACCCGCTGGGGACTGGTGGGCGTCTGGCCATTGGCTTTGCTGTGCTGCTCCGGGCCCTGTGGAAGGGCACTCACCAGGCCTTCCAGCCCTCCAAGCTAAAG GCCATTGTAGCAAGCAAGGCCAGCCAATTCACAGGCTATGCACAGCACGATGCCCAAGAGTTCATGGCTTTCTTGTTGGATGGGctgcatgaagacctgaatcGGATTCAAAACAAACCCTACACAGAGACCGTGGATTCAGACGGGCGGCCTGATGAG GTTGTAGCTGAGGAGGCATGGCAGCGGCACAAGATGAGGAATGACTCGTTCATTGTGGACCTGTTTCAGGGCCAGTACAAATCAAAGCtggtgtgtcctgtgtgtgccaAG GTCTCCATCACTTTTGACCCATTCCTTTATCTGCCGGTACCCTTGCCACAAAAGCAAAAGGTTCTCCCCATATTTTATTTCGCCAGGGAGCCCCACAGCAAACCCATCAAG TTCCTGGTGAGCGTTAGCAAGGAGAACTCCAGTGCAAGTGAAGTTTTGGATTCCCTCTCTCAGAGTGTCCACGTGAAGCCTGAAAACCTGCGCCTGGCTGAG GTAATTAAGAACCGTTTCCACCGTGTTTTCCTGCCCTCCCACTCACTGGACGCTGTGTCCCCAACGGACGTGCTCCTCTGCTTTGAGCTGCTATCCCCAGAGCTGGCTAAGGAGCGGGTAGTGGTGCTAGAGGTGCAGCAG CGCCCCCAGGTACCCAGCATCCCTATCTCCAAGTGCGCAGCCTGCCAGCGGAAGCAGCAGTCAGAAGATGAAAAACTGAAGCGTTGTACCCGTTGCTACCGTGTGGGCTACTGCAACCA gTTCTGCCAGAAAACCCATTGGCCTGACCACAAAGGCCTCTGCCGCCCTGAGAACATTGGCTACCCATTCCTGGTCAGTGTTCCTGCTTCACGCCTCACTTATGCCCGTCTTGCTCAGCTACTAGAAGGTTATGCCCG GTACTCTGTGAGTGTATTCCAACCGCCCTTCCAGCCTGGCCGCATGGCTTTGGAATCGCAGAGCCCTGGCTGTACCACGTTGCTTTCAGGCAGCTCTCTGGAGGCTGGGGATAGTGAAAGAGAACCCTTTCAGCCTTCTGAGCTCCAGTTGGTGACTGCTGTGGCCGAGGGTGACACAGGGGCTCACCGCTTGTGGCCCCCTGCGGAGCGGGGTCCTGTGCCTAGCACTAGTGGAATTTCTTCAGAGATGCTGGCCAGTGGGCCTATTGAAGACTGTTCCTTGCTTGCTGGTGAGAGGGTGTCTCGGCCTGAAG CTGCTGTGCCTGGGTACCAGCACTCAAGTGAATCTATGAATACCCACACACCCCagttcttcatctataaaattgaTGCATCAAACCGTGAACAGCGGCTTGAGGACAAAG GGGAGACACCATTGGAGCTAGGTGATGACTGTAGCCTGGCTCTGGTGTGGCGGAACAATGAACGCCTGCAGGAGTTTGTGTTGGTGGCCTCCAAGGAGCTGGAGTGTGCTGAAGATCCAGGCTCCGCTGGGGAGGCTGCCCGTGCTGGCCACTTCACCCTGGACCAGTGCCTCAACCTCTTCACACGACCTGAAGTACTGGCACCTGAGGAGGCCTG GTACTGCCCACAGTGCAAACAGCATCGGGAGGCCTCCAAACAGCTGCTCTTGTGGCGCCTACCGAATGTGCTCATTGTGCAGCTCAAGCGCTTCTCCTTTCGTAGTTTCATTTGGCGAGACAAGATCAATGACTTGGTGGAGTTTCCTGTTCG GAACCTGGACTTGAGCAAGTTCTGTATTGGTCAGAAAGAGGAGCAGCTGCCTAGCTATGACCTGTATGCTGTCATCAACCACTATGGAGGCATGATCGGTGGCCACTATACTGCCTGTGCACGGCTGCCCAATGATCGCAGTAGCCAGCGCAGTGACGTGG GCTGGCGCTTGTTTGATGACAGCACGGTGACAACAGTAGATGAGAGCCAGGTCGTGACGCGCTATGCCTATGTTCTCTTCTACCGTCGGCGGAACTCTCCTGTGGAGAGACCCCCCAGGGCAGGTCACTCTGAACACCACCCAGACCTAGGCCCTGCAGCTGAGGCTGCTGCCAGCCAG GGACTAGGCCCTGGCCAGGCCCCCGAGGTGGCCCCCACGCGGACAGCCCCTGAACGCTTCGCCCCCCCTGTGGACCGCCCAGCCCCCACGTACAGCAACATGGAGGAGGTCGATTAG